The window ACTTCGATCAAAGGCGCATTAGCGGATCCGTTCATGTTCAACGCTCCCGTGCCAGCCGGGGATCGAGCAGATCGCGCAACCCGTCGCCGAGCAGGTTGAGGCCAAGCACGGCGACTGCGATCGCAGCGCCCGGATAGACCGCGAGCATCGGCGACTGGAACAGCAACGTCTGCGCATCGTTCAGCATGCGCCCCCAGGACGGCTGCGGCGGCTGCGTGCCGAGCCCCAGGTAGGACAGCGCCGCTTCGGCCAGGATCGCGAGCGCGAACTGGATCGTCGCCTGCACGATCAGGGCCGAAAGGATGTTCGGCAGCACGTGCTCGATGGTGATGCGGAAGCCACCCTTACCCGACGCGCGCGCCGCCAGCACGAACTCCCGCGCCCAGATCGCGTTGGCCGATCCACGGGTCACCCGGACGAAGGTTGGAATCTGGAAGATGCCGATGGCGGTGATCGAAGTCACCATGCCCGGGCCTGCGACGGCCGCCAGCATGATCGCCGAGAGCACTGCGGGAAACGCGAACGTGAAGTCGCTCATCCGCATGATGAGCTCTTCGATCCAGCCCTTGCGCGCAGCGGCGATCAGCCCGAGGCACACGCCTGAAGTAAGGCCGATCCCGACCGCGATGATGCCGACCATGATGGTGGAGCGGGCACCTACCAGGAGCAACGAGACGATATCGCGGCCAAGCACGTCGGTGCCGAGCCAGTGCGCAGCCGACGGTGGCTGCAGCTTGGATGCTACGTCGATCTCATAAGCCGACCACGGCGTCCATACCAGCGACAGCAAGGCGGCACAAAGCACCAGCAGGCTGAGCGTGCCGCCCGTGACAAAGCTGCGATGGCGCAGCGCGCGTCGCCAGAAGCCGGTCGCAAGCTGCGGACGCTCCGGCGCGGCCCGCACGTCGCCCGAAATGCTCAGCGGAGCGCTCACAGGTTATGCGCCTTGATGCGAGGATCGATGAAGGCATAGAGCAGATCAACCACGAAATTTACGGTCACGACCATAGCCGCGAGCAGCATCACGCAGTTGCGCACCACGATCAGATCGCGATTGGCGATCGACTGGAAGATCAGCCGGCCGAGACCAGGCAGATAGAACACGTTCTCGATCACGATCGTCCCCGCCAGCAGGTTGCCGAACTGAAGACCCATTACAGTCATCACCGGGATCATCGCATTGCGCAGCACGTGCCGCCA is drawn from Nitrobacteraceae bacterium AZCC 2146 and contains these coding sequences:
- a CDS encoding peptide/nickel transport system permease protein (product_source=KO:K02034; cath_funfam=1.10.3720.10; cog=COG1173; ko=KO:K02034; pfam=PF00528; superfamily=161098; transmembrane_helix_parts=Inside_1_32,TMhelix_33_55,Outside_56_98,TMhelix_99_121,Inside_122_141,TMhelix_142_164,Outside_165_213,TMhelix_214_236,Inside_237_256,TMhelix_257_279,Outside_280_298), which codes for MSAPLSISGDVRAAPERPQLATGFWRRALRHRSFVTGGTLSLLVLCAALLSLVWTPWSAYEIDVASKLQPPSAAHWLGTDVLGRDIVSLLLVGARSTIMVGIIAVGIGLTSGVCLGLIAAARKGWIEELIMRMSDFTFAFPAVLSAIMLAAVAGPGMVTSITAIGIFQIPTFVRVTRGSANAIWAREFVLAARASGKGGFRITIEHVLPNILSALIVQATIQFALAILAEAALSYLGLGTQPPQPSWGRMLNDAQTLLFQSPMLAVYPGAAIAVAVLGLNLLGDGLRDLLDPRLARER